Proteins encoded in a region of the Elusimicrobiota bacterium genome:
- a CDS encoding B12-binding domain-containing radical SAM protein: MKILLVFPPMLGEERYGKLARAGSYLPPLGLAYLAAVLEKKHEVKIVDGAALNITVEDIKQTLIDWKPDILGVTAYTPTFYRAVAACKMAKEIDKNILTILGGPHPSACPEDSIKDMAVDLVVVGEGEEVIIEIIAAIESKSDFSKVNGIFYKKDAKIISTPPHDRVKNLDALPFPARHLLNWDLYKPSVMHYKNLPAFSIMCGRGCPYRCTFCSCSKVFKTKVTLRTPENILEEIKFLIDKYGAKEIMFWDDSFGLYKKWMDTMCSYLKPLNITWSCWMRVNMVEPEILKKMKDSGCWHISYGIESGNQKVLDTIKKGITVEQIKNAFKWTHEAGLEARGTFILGLPNDTWETMMDTINIAIDIKADYAQFQLLTPYPGTELWDVAAQYGDFSIKDLSKYTIWFPVFIPKGLTKEQLVKAHKLAYKKFYFRTNYILQSLSNIRNLQDIKRNFMGIMSLFDFFS; this comes from the coding sequence ATGAAAATATTGCTTGTTTTTCCTCCAATGCTGGGAGAAGAAAGATACGGCAAACTTGCAAGAGCAGGTTCTTACCTGCCTCCTCTTGGGCTGGCTTATCTCGCCGCTGTCTTAGAAAAGAAACATGAAGTAAAAATTGTGGACGGTGCGGCTTTAAACATCACCGTTGAAGATATCAAACAAACCCTTATTGATTGGAAACCGGATATTTTAGGCGTTACAGCCTATACGCCTACGTTTTACAGGGCCGTTGCCGCCTGCAAAATGGCAAAAGAAATAGACAAGAATATTTTAACAATTTTAGGAGGGCCTCACCCTTCCGCCTGCCCGGAAGATTCTATAAAAGATATGGCAGTTGATTTAGTCGTTGTAGGAGAAGGGGAAGAGGTAATTATTGAAATAATCGCAGCAATAGAGTCAAAAAGCGATTTTTCAAAAGTTAACGGCATTTTTTATAAAAAAGACGCCAAAATAATTTCAACACCTCCGCATGACAGAGTTAAAAACCTGGACGCGCTGCCTTTCCCTGCAAGGCACCTGCTGAACTGGGATTTGTACAAGCCTTCCGTGATGCATTATAAAAACCTGCCTGCCTTCTCAATTATGTGCGGGAGAGGATGCCCCTACAGGTGCACTTTTTGTTCCTGTTCAAAGGTATTCAAAACCAAAGTTACGCTAAGAACGCCTGAAAATATACTTGAAGAAATAAAGTTTTTGATTGATAAATACGGCGCAAAAGAAATAATGTTCTGGGATGATTCATTCGGCTTATATAAAAAATGGATGGATACAATGTGCAGCTATTTAAAACCATTGAATATCACCTGGTCCTGCTGGATGCGCGTAAATATGGTTGAACCAGAAATATTAAAAAAAATGAAGGACAGCGGGTGCTGGCACATATCCTACGGCATTGAATCGGGCAATCAAAAAGTTTTGGATACTATAAAAAAGGGCATAACCGTCGAACAGATAAAAAACGCTTTTAAATGGACCCATGAAGCAGGGCTGGAAGCGCGGGGAACATTTATTTTAGGCCTGCCAAACGATACCTGGGAAACAATGATGGATACCATCAATATTGCGATTGATATAAAGGCTGACTATGCCCAGTTCCAACTGCTCACACCGTATCCTGGGACGGAACTATGGGATGTTGCGGCGCAGTATGGTGATTTTTCAATAAAAGACCTTTCGAAGTACACGATTTGGTTCCCTGTGTTTATACCAAAGGGGTTAACCAAGGAACAGCTTGTGAAGGCCCACAAATTAGCTTACAAAAAGTTTTATTTTAGAACCAATTATATTCTGCAAAGTTTATCAAATATAAGAAATCTACAGGACATCAAACGCAATTTCATGGGAATCATGAGCCTGTTTGATTTTTTCTCTTAA
- a CDS encoding class I SAM-dependent methyltransferase, giving the protein MSILDNAYVRNFVRRLVTLPLEPGYYNRYIKFIKSELQLSDSESLLDMGCGTGRFSGVTDNYTGIDVNPQFTEYAKKKYNKNFLPMSVSKLDFKNKSFDKTVILETLHHVGDDTFLKALKEAKRVTRKLILIAEPIKQSKRNLLGRALIANDIGKFVRPIEGYLNLISTELNVKEYKYFRVGVTERVLIVCPIKLLDKPE; this is encoded by the coding sequence ATGTCAATCTTGGATAACGCTTATGTGCGCAACTTTGTCAGAAGGCTGGTCACGCTTCCATTAGAACCGGGCTATTATAACAGATATATTAAATTCATTAAGAGTGAATTACAATTATCGGATTCAGAATCACTGCTTGATATGGGCTGCGGAACGGGCAGGTTTTCGGGGGTTACTGATAATTACACCGGAATTGATGTTAATCCCCAGTTTACAGAATATGCCAAAAAAAAATACAACAAAAACTTCCTGCCCATGAGCGTCTCTAAATTGGATTTTAAAAATAAATCTTTCGATAAAACTGTTATTCTTGAAACGCTTCATCATGTTGGTGATGATACCTTCCTAAAGGCTTTAAAAGAAGCTAAAAGAGTCACAAGAAAATTGATACTTATTGCCGAACCCATCAAACAATCAAAACGCAACCTTTTAGGAAGGGCGCTTATTGCCAATGATATCGGAAAATTTGTAAGGCCTATTGAAGGATATTTAAACCTGATTTCAACCGAACTTAATGTAAAGGAATACAAATATTTCAGGGTAGGCGTTACTGAAAGAGTTTTAATCGTTTGTCCGATAAAATTATTAGACAAGCCTGAATAA
- a CDS encoding glycosyltransferase: MKILLVYNHLPWSCGYFINKALLKMGHNVKTFDLTRTPYWIDLRHILPFYAPKGIPVSVASVLKTFNESFDLIIEFDGTGQYHLSGYDKTDIPALYWALDVYRSDNRKFHLTFIKDFCHIFIAQNDYLAEYSKYNPNCTWLTYACDPEIHRKINTKKIYDIVFIGSTDPKGYPERVKLLERLGKKFKLNIFKGVYGEAMVKIYNQAKIVFNKTAGSEINIRIFETLACGTMLLTDKITNGLQNILKDKMHLVMYDENNLEELAAFYLNNNDKREQIALSGYNEVTAKHTFINRAQEILSKISKN; this comes from the coding sequence ATGAAAATTCTACTGGTTTATAACCATTTACCGTGGTCCTGCGGATATTTCATAAATAAGGCCCTGCTAAAAATGGGCCATAATGTTAAAACTTTTGATTTGACAAGGACGCCTTATTGGATCGATTTGCGTCATATTTTGCCGTTTTATGCCCCAAAAGGCATACCGGTTTCAGTGGCTTCAGTTTTAAAGACATTCAACGAAAGTTTTGATTTAATAATTGAATTTGACGGAACGGGCCAGTACCACCTTTCAGGTTATGACAAAACAGATATTCCTGCTCTTTATTGGGCCCTGGATGTTTATAGATCTGACAACAGAAAATTTCACCTGACTTTCATAAAAGATTTTTGCCATATATTCATCGCCCAGAATGATTACCTGGCTGAATATTCAAAATATAACCCTAATTGCACCTGGTTGACTTACGCCTGTGACCCGGAAATTCACAGAAAAATCAATACTAAAAAAATTTACGATATTGTTTTTATAGGGAGCACTGACCCCAAAGGGTACCCAGAAAGGGTAAAATTGCTTGAACGGCTGGGCAAAAAATTTAAACTGAATATTTTCAAAGGCGTTTACGGCGAAGCTATGGTTAAAATTTATAATCAGGCAAAAATAGTGTTTAATAAAACTGCTGGAAGCGAAATAAACATCCGCATTTTTGAAACCTTGGCTTGCGGCACTATGCTGCTCACAGATAAAATAACCAACGGCTTGCAGAATATTTTAAAAGATAAAATGCACCTGGTAATGTATGATGAAAACAACCTTGAAGAATTGGCTGCCTTCTATTTAAATAACAATGACAAAAGAGAACAAATCGCATTATCCGGTTACAATGAGGTAACCGCAAAACACACTTTTATTAACAGGGCACAGGAAATACTTTCAAAAATATCTAAAAACTAG
- a CDS encoding glycosyltransferase family 2 protein has protein sequence MDLTISIVSYNTKIKLQACLESIFQYKGKKTFEVIVVDNASEDGSIEMVKSFFPQTALILNSANLFFSCAHNQAFKRAKGKYVLILNSDTLIKNNTFDECLDYFENNSEAGALTCRTTNTDGSFQLNYSEDYRYKLALLNYTFLGKIFPKTKKTFNDEFTYFNDRGASIREVCVAGDANLWIRKEIAEKTGYYDERFKLYYTENDICINVRKLGHKIYFIPSGSVVHHVRQSVEKAGLKKISQIYYEDTIEYYKKYNGYFPALFLAVLIKITNLLIKMQKLKNQNIFFTFLNHPNNIK, from the coding sequence ATGGACCTGACAATATCAATAGTAAGTTACAATACAAAAATAAAACTTCAAGCCTGCTTGGAATCAATTTTCCAATATAAGGGTAAAAAAACATTTGAAGTTATAGTTGTTGATAACGCGTCTGAAGACGGCAGTATTGAAATGGTTAAAAGTTTCTTTCCTCAGACAGCATTGATTCTAAACAGCGCGAATTTATTTTTCAGCTGCGCGCATAACCAGGCGTTTAAACGCGCGAAAGGGAAATATGTGCTTATTCTTAATTCTGATACCCTTATTAAAAACAACACCTTTGACGAATGCCTGGATTATTTTGAAAATAACTCTGAAGCGGGAGCGCTTACCTGCAGGACAACAAACACGGACGGCTCTTTTCAGTTAAATTATTCCGAAGACTACAGGTATAAACTCGCCTTGCTGAACTATACTTTTTTGGGCAAAATATTCCCAAAAACAAAAAAAACATTTAATGACGAGTTTACCTATTTCAACGACCGGGGCGCCAGCATCAGGGAAGTTTGCGTAGCGGGGGATGCTAACCTTTGGATACGTAAAGAAATTGCTGAAAAAACAGGCTATTACGACGAAAGATTTAAATTGTATTATACCGAGAATGACATTTGCATCAATGTGCGCAAGCTGGGACACAAAATATACTTTATACCGTCAGGAAGCGTGGTTCACCATGTAAGGCAAAGCGTTGAGAAAGCCGGATTAAAAAAGATTTCACAAATTTATTATGAAGACACTATTGAATATTACAAAAAATATAACGGTTATTTCCCGGCGCTATTTTTGGCAGTCCTGATAAAAATAACAAATTTGCTGATTAAAATGCAAAAATTAAAAAATCAGAACATATTTTTTACATTTTTAAACCATCCAAACAACATTAAATGA
- a CDS encoding glycosyltransferase family 2 protein: MNNMQFSLVIPFYNEEKNAESVCHEIVEIFSRHNLNYELIAVNNGSRDKTAQLLEQLADKHPVIKIVNVAVNQGYGYGVLQGLKTAQGDYVGYSVGDGQISAEDVYKVYKEAAVNNLDYCQGKRIGRKDSFLRTLNTKFFHFIFHLLYNNNITDNGSNPKILKKTWYEKMKLVSKDWFLDSEIILKTSILNGSMKEIPVTFIKRKEGKSKVNIWGSLKTLKSVLIWKFKLIGQSK; encoded by the coding sequence GTGAATAATATGCAATTTTCTTTAGTTATACCTTTTTACAATGAGGAAAAAAACGCAGAAAGCGTCTGCCATGAGATAGTTGAAATTTTCAGCAGACATAATTTGAATTATGAGCTTATTGCCGTAAACAACGGCTCCCGGGATAAAACTGCTCAGCTCCTTGAACAATTAGCAGATAAGCATCCTGTGATAAAAATTGTTAATGTGGCAGTAAACCAAGGTTATGGCTATGGGGTATTACAGGGCTTAAAAACTGCCCAGGGCGATTATGTGGGTTATTCCGTAGGCGACGGCCAAATATCAGCGGAAGATGTTTATAAAGTATACAAAGAAGCAGCGGTAAATAATTTGGACTACTGCCAAGGGAAAAGGATTGGAAGAAAAGACTCTTTTTTGCGTACTTTAAATACAAAATTTTTTCATTTTATCTTTCATTTGCTTTACAACAATAATATTACGGACAACGGCAGTAATCCAAAGATACTGAAAAAAACCTGGTACGAAAAAATGAAACTTGTTTCAAAAGACTGGTTTTTGGACAGTGAAATAATTCTTAAAACATCTATTTTGAACGGTTCTATGAAAGAAATTCCAGTAACATTCATAAAGAGAAAAGAAGGAAAATCAAAAGTGAATATTTGGGGATCCTTAAAAACCCTGAAAAGCGTATTAATTTGGAAATTTAAGCTTATAGGACAGTCTAAATGA
- a CDS encoding glycosyltransferase, whose product MNILFITHSFPYPLDEGIKLMAYSLIKELSARHKVNLLSLIEDESEIKYVLELRKYCFKVETVVKVLPKSPIKRALNTFFQKEPYNILQFYSLEFENKLKQMLNEEKYDLLHFNFMNTSYYRNFTPDSIASVFCSYDAMSMHFYRNISGETNLFRKYYIRQQFKKLLNYEKTMLPKFNKTVVVSPIDRDWFLSLFDNAEKKPDVAVIPIGVDPEYFKPVFVEDDYPSVIFRGIMNFLPNTDAALYFYKDILPLV is encoded by the coding sequence ATGAATATTCTATTTATTACCCATTCATTTCCATACCCCCTTGATGAGGGAATTAAACTGATGGCCTATAGCTTAATAAAAGAATTGTCAGCCCGGCATAAGGTCAATTTATTGAGCCTGATAGAAGATGAATCGGAAATAAAATATGTGCTTGAATTGAGAAAATATTGTTTTAAGGTAGAAACTGTTGTAAAAGTTTTGCCAAAATCGCCCATAAAAAGGGCATTGAACACATTCTTCCAAAAAGAGCCGTATAATATATTGCAGTTTTATTCGCTTGAATTTGAAAACAAATTAAAACAAATGTTAAATGAAGAAAAATACGACCTGCTTCATTTTAATTTTATGAATACTTCCTATTACAGGAATTTTACGCCTGATTCCATAGCATCAGTATTTTGCTCTTACGATGCCATGTCCATGCATTTTTACAGGAATATTTCGGGAGAAACCAATCTATTCAGAAAATATTATATCAGACAGCAATTTAAAAAGCTTTTGAATTATGAAAAAACAATGCTGCCGAAGTTTAATAAAACCGTTGTCGTGTCTCCTATTGACAGGGACTGGTTTCTCTCTCTGTTCGACAACGCTGAAAAAAAACCTGACGTTGCAGTTATTCCAATAGGAGTTGACCCGGAATATTTTAAACCTGTTTTTGTTGAAGATGATTACCCTTCCGTAATTTTCCGGGGAATAATGAATTTTTTGCCTAATACTGACGCAGCTCTTTATTTTTACAAGGATATACTTCCGCTCGT
- a CDS encoding glycosyltransferase family 2 protein encodes MQIFLSIIIPAFNEETKIQKDLEKLFEYFDKQAYSFEVIVVNDGSADMTLEKVKAFGQSIYNLQIISYEKNRGKGYAVRQGVMAAKGEYIFFVDAGYCVPFIEIEKGLNLLKEGNDIALGSRLLKESNIVIKQPFYRTIAGRTFSFLVKSFIGLKGIKDTQCGFKLFTGKCAKAVFAKQKIDGFTFDAEVLLISRRAGYKIAEFPIQWACDLDSKIKPMSHTLKILAEIIRIRLTKP; translated from the coding sequence GTGCAGATTTTTCTTTCAATCATCATTCCTGCTTTTAACGAAGAAACAAAAATTCAAAAAGACCTCGAAAAACTCTTTGAATATTTTGATAAGCAGGCCTACAGCTTTGAAGTTATTGTCGTGAACGACGGCAGTGCCGATATGACCCTTGAAAAAGTAAAAGCTTTCGGCCAGAGCATATATAACCTTCAAATAATATCTTATGAAAAAAACCGCGGCAAAGGTTATGCTGTAAGACAGGGAGTAATGGCGGCTAAAGGCGAATATATATTCTTTGTAGATGCAGGTTATTGCGTGCCTTTCATCGAAATCGAAAAAGGCCTTAATCTGTTAAAAGAAGGAAATGACATAGCCCTCGGGTCCAGGCTTCTTAAAGAATCAAATATAGTTATTAAACAGCCGTTTTACCGCACTATAGCAGGAAGAACTTTTTCTTTTCTCGTTAAGTCCTTTATAGGGCTTAAAGGCATAAAAGACACGCAATGCGGATTCAAACTCTTCACAGGAAAATGCGCAAAAGCTGTATTTGCAAAACAAAAGATAGACGGATTTACTTTTGACGCAGAAGTACTTTTGATATCGAGGCGCGCAGGCTACAAAATAGCGGAATTTCCTATTCAATGGGCCTGCGACCTGGATTCAAAGATAAAACCGATGTCTCATACTTTAAAAATATTAGCTGAAATAATCAGAATAAGACTTACAAAACCGTGA
- a CDS encoding DegT/DnrJ/EryC1/StrS family aminotransferase: protein MIPVFKPFYDGKELEALKPIFESGWIGLGPKTKEFEDKFASFIGVKHAIGVNSCTAALHLALLLLDLEDAEVITTPMTFISTNHAILYNKAKPVFADIEPDTLNIDPAWIEKSITKKTKAIVVVHYGGHACQMDKIMEIAKKNKLYVVEDVAHGCGGSFDNKKLGSIGDLGCFSFHAVKNLATGDGGMITLNNDKWAKRLQGLRWLGIDKDTWSRNEIDKKYSWYYTVEEIGFKCHMNDIMAVLGLVQLSKLEWSNKRRREISETYNKEFSKLSWLETPVQKPKVESANHNYVVKLAMNKRDAFTQYLAEKGISTSVHYFPNHLYDIYKPFYRKLPVAESVWKTIVTLPFYPGMSETDVSLVIDAVKTFKI from the coding sequence ATGATCCCGGTATTTAAGCCGTTTTATGACGGAAAAGAATTAGAAGCTCTAAAACCCATTTTTGAATCAGGATGGATCGGCCTTGGGCCCAAAACAAAGGAATTTGAGGATAAATTTGCTTCATTCATCGGAGTAAAACATGCAATAGGCGTAAATTCCTGCACTGCAGCGCTTCATCTTGCGCTTCTTTTGCTTGACCTGGAAGACGCTGAAGTAATTACTACTCCAATGACTTTTATTTCAACAAATCACGCAATACTTTATAATAAAGCCAAACCGGTATTTGCAGATATCGAACCTGACACATTAAACATTGACCCTGCCTGGATTGAAAAGTCTATAACGAAAAAAACAAAAGCAATCGTTGTTGTCCATTATGGCGGGCATGCGTGCCAAATGGACAAAATTATGGAAATAGCTAAAAAAAACAAACTTTATGTTGTAGAAGATGTGGCTCATGGCTGCGGCGGGTCTTTTGACAATAAAAAGTTAGGTTCTATAGGCGATTTAGGTTGTTTCAGTTTTCATGCTGTAAAAAACCTTGCAACCGGCGACGGCGGAATGATAACTTTAAATAACGACAAATGGGCTAAAAGACTGCAAGGCCTGCGCTGGCTCGGGATAGACAAGGATACCTGGAGCAGAAATGAAATTGACAAAAAATATTCCTGGTACTATACGGTCGAAGAGATTGGTTTCAAGTGCCATATGAATGACATAATGGCAGTACTGGGCCTGGTACAGCTTAGTAAACTTGAATGGTCAAACAAAAGAAGAAGGGAGATTTCTGAAACCTACAATAAAGAATTCTCAAAACTCTCCTGGCTTGAAACGCCGGTTCAAAAACCGAAGGTAGAAAGCGCAAATCATAACTATGTAGTCAAACTTGCTATGAACAAAAGAGATGCTTTCACCCAATATCTGGCAGAAAAGGGGATTTCAACAAGCGTCCATTATTTTCCTAACCATTTGTATGACATTTATAAACCATTTTACCGTAAATTACCTGTCGCTGAAAGCGTATGGAAAACAATTGTTACCCTGCCCTTTTATCCGGGCATGAGTGAAACCGACGTCAGCCTGGTAATAGATGCCGTAAAAACATTCAAGATATAA
- a CDS encoding glycosyltransferase family 4 protein produces the protein MKVLVPFYPHYASTEKTDYFKIAAAITNGEIVTTDKNNFFQLIRKVWGQDVHGHGRGFPFPQIACFFTKKSVYTFHNNFIGQKWHAIILRRFIFNHYDKIIVQSEFARKNYIGQGIKTDKLALIPLPIDYKYYSQNKGNGNEFKKRFNIGVGEQFAFSIGTSYHKNPEIIVEACKLANIKLVIAGFKDKMQAKSVYGGFKVGKEIAADTDNVIFTGHLRGADFLSAFDAAAIYVNSSDEDGEAMGSAVFEAASAGVALCVPDYGTFDAFKGSALFHKNHDAKALAENIKKYMADPNLRKTNGEKAQKIASNFDYDIVRKQYEDLYKELGIIGGAG, from the coding sequence ATGAAAGTCTTAGTACCGTTTTACCCTCATTATGCCTCAACAGAAAAAACCGATTATTTTAAAATTGCGGCTGCTATCACCAATGGGGAAATAGTAACAACTGACAAAAACAACTTTTTCCAGCTAATCCGAAAAGTATGGGGCCAAGACGTTCACGGCCACGGCAGGGGGTTTCCATTCCCGCAGATTGCCTGTTTTTTTACAAAGAAATCTGTCTATACCTTCCACAACAACTTTATAGGCCAGAAATGGCATGCGATAATACTGCGCCGGTTTATATTCAACCACTATGATAAAATCATAGTCCAAAGTGAATTTGCAAGGAAAAATTATATTGGCCAGGGCATAAAAACTGACAAGCTGGCTTTGATACCCTTACCCATCGATTACAAATATTATTCGCAAAACAAAGGTAACGGCAATGAATTTAAAAAAAGATTTAATATTGGCGTTGGTGAACAGTTTGCTTTCAGTATCGGAACAAGTTACCACAAAAATCCTGAAATAATCGTAGAAGCCTGTAAACTGGCTAATATCAAGCTTGTAATTGCAGGCTTCAAAGATAAAATGCAGGCAAAATCAGTTTATGGCGGTTTTAAAGTGGGAAAAGAAATAGCCGCTGACACAGATAATGTAATTTTTACCGGCCATTTAAGAGGGGCTGATTTTCTTTCCGCTTTTGATGCGGCCGCTATATATGTGAATTCATCCGATGAAGACGGCGAAGCAATGGGTTCGGCGGTTTTTGAGGCGGCATCAGCCGGCGTTGCTCTGTGCGTCCCGGATTATGGAACCTTTGATGCGTTTAAAGGGTCTGCTCTTTTTCATAAAAATCATGACGCCAAAGCATTAGCTGAAAACATTAAAAAATATATGGCTGATCCAAATTTAAGAAAAACCAATGGAGAAAAAGCACAGAAGATTGCCTCTAATTTTGATTATGATATTGTAAGAAAGCAATATGAGGATTTATACAAAGAGTTAGGAATAATTGGAGGGGCTGGATGA
- a CDS encoding class I SAM-dependent methyltransferase gives MKYHRENYNISEICPLWADYQVVKLIEPGSSILEIGCATGYIGKYLKEKLNCKMFAVEIDKEAAKIASPYYEKIIIGDIEDENIFQQVYGQFDYVLCMNVLEHLKNPEALLFKLKKIIKNNGFLVAAIPNIANWTIRLKLLTGNFDYEKGLFGTDHGKGIMDETHLRFFTLKTMKSLFSKTGYEIVRQSFDPDKGIPKFHGLLLRLPQGWKILNFFYSLNPKLFGLQFIFKLKAL, from the coding sequence ATGAAATATCATCGCGAAAACTATAACATATCCGAGATTTGCCCTTTATGGGCAGATTATCAGGTCGTGAAATTAATTGAGCCCGGTTCAAGTATTTTGGAAATTGGCTGTGCTACCGGGTACATAGGCAAATATCTAAAAGAAAAATTAAACTGCAAAATGTTTGCAGTTGAGATTGATAAAGAGGCCGCAAAAATAGCCTCTCCTTATTATGAAAAGATAATTATCGGAGATATTGAAGACGAAAATATTTTTCAACAGGTTTACGGGCAGTTTGATTATGTATTATGCATGAATGTTTTAGAACACTTAAAAAATCCCGAAGCTCTGTTGTTTAAATTGAAAAAAATTATAAAAAATAATGGGTTTCTTGTTGCAGCAATACCGAATATTGCCAATTGGACAATCAGATTAAAACTCTTAACCGGGAATTTTGACTACGAAAAAGGACTTTTTGGGACGGATCACGGCAAAGGCATAATGGACGAAACACATCTGAGGTTTTTTACATTAAAAACAATGAAAAGCCTATTTTCAAAAACCGGCTATGAAATAGTCCGCCAGTCTTTTGACCCCGACAAAGGTATTCCTAAATTCCATGGGCTTCTTTTGAGATTACCGCAAGGCTGGAAAATATTAAACTTTTTTTACAGCCTGAACCCAAAATTATTCGGGTTACAGTTTATATTTAAACTAAAGGCGTTATAA
- a CDS encoding acyltransferase, whose amino-acid sequence MFRHRYFKELFYAFNEGYYRSNFKKLGKWARIGRNFRAKNPGNIEIGDNILVESSVVFESGRIGNGIKIGDNVQIRHHCVFFTGDHASSLISIGGGVYINDHCRFYGGGGILIGNNVLIGPNVTITSSQHDFRYKNKLIIEQESILKKIVIEDDVWLGANVVVCPGARIGKGCVIGAGAVVVKDIPPYSVAVGIPAKVIKERNLINENSTGL is encoded by the coding sequence ATGTTCAGGCATAGGTATTTCAAAGAGCTGTTTTATGCATTCAATGAAGGGTATTACCGCAGTAATTTCAAGAAGTTAGGCAAATGGGCCAGGATCGGACGTAATTTCCGGGCAAAAAACCCGGGGAATATCGAAATCGGGGATAATATCCTGGTTGAATCATCGGTAGTCTTTGAAAGCGGCAGAATAGGAAATGGAATAAAAATAGGTGACAATGTTCAAATAAGGCATCATTGTGTTTTTTTTACTGGAGACCATGCTTCTTCCCTGATAAGTATCGGCGGCGGTGTTTACATAAACGATCATTGCCGTTTTTATGGCGGCGGTGGAATACTGATCGGAAACAATGTTTTAATAGGGCCCAATGTAACAATTACTTCTTCACAACATGATTTCAGGTATAAGAATAAACTGATTATTGAACAGGAAAGCATACTTAAAAAAATAGTTATTGAAGACGATGTATGGCTCGGCGCAAACGTAGTAGTTTGTCCCGGTGCCCGGATTGGAAAAGGCTGTGTCATAGGCGCGGGGGCAGTAGTAGTTAAAGATATACCGCCCTATAGCGTAGCTGTAGGCATACCTGCCAAAGTAATAAAGGAAAGAAATTTAATAAATGAAAATTCTACTGGTTTATAA